From the genome of Leptodactylus fuscus isolate aLepFus1 chromosome 1, aLepFus1.hap2, whole genome shotgun sequence, one region includes:
- the PLBD2 gene encoding putative phospholipase B-like 2 — MTCHHVNVEMAAWVLLVFAVLAPSVGRAQSSEVSVILDEATGKLSTVPERRPGAVAWAVLKDSIVENGWAVLELQSNEKYNDSLQAYAAGVAEAAVTQRLIYMHWMNTMVGYCGPYKYQTPYCERLRNYLEANLAWMQEQIEKEQDQDYWHQVRLALLQLKGLEDSYNGRLSFPQKSFTLSPFGFLLFQLGGDLEDLEAALNKSDASKELGSGSCSALIKLLPGNKDLLVSHVTWNTYQSMLRIIKKYTLPFRSTPSGGSVVPGFVQTFSSYPGTIFSGDDFYILSSGLVSLETTIGNSNPDLWKYIQPQNSVLEWLRNIVANRLATGGKEWADLFSKFNSGTYNNQWMVVDYNKFDVGGTEVPSGLLTILEQLPGMVVSADKSDLLYQTGYWASYNVPYFEEIFNASGQVDLLKKYGDWFSYSKTPRAQIFRRNHTLVQDLKSMVNLMRYNDYLHDPLSRCEGCEPKQNGENAISARSDLNPENGTYPFGAMKQRQHGGTDMKVTSYGFAKHHQLVAVNGPTWDQVPAFQWSTSPFSNLMHMGHPDLWNFSPIVINWD, encoded by the exons ATGACCTGTCATCACGTGAACGTAGAGATGGCCGCTTGGGTTTTGCTGGTGTTCGCGGTCTTGGCTCCCTCCGTCGGGCGGGCACAGAGCTCCGAGGTGTCGGTGATTCTGGATGAGGCCACCGGGAAGCTCAGCACTGTGCCCGAGAGGAGGCCTGGAGCGGTGGCCTGGGCTGTGCTCAAAGACTCCATCGTGGAGAACGG GTGGGCAGTTCTTGAGCTGCAGAGTAATGAGAAGTATAATGACAGCCTGCAGGCTTATGCAGCAGGGGTGGCTGAAGCTGCAGTTACCCAGCGG CTTATCTATATGCATTGGATGAACACAATGGTTGGTTATTGTGGTCCATATAAGTACCAAACTCCGTACTGTGAAAGGCTGAGGAACTATCTAGAAGCCAATTTAGCCTGGATGCAGGAACAGATAGAGAAAGAGCAAGATCAGGATTACTGGCACCAG GTTCGACTTGCGCTTCTGCAGCTGAAAGGACTGGAAGACAGCTATAATGGCCGACTCTCCTTTCCCCAGAAAAGTTTCACTCTTAGTCCCTTTGGGTTCCT GCTCTTTCAACTTGGTGGTGACTTAGAAGACCTAGAAGCTGCACTGAATAAGTCAGACGCTAGTAAAGAGCTGGGCTCAGGGTCATGCTCTGCTCTCATCAAGCTTCTTCCTGGCAATAAAGATCTACTGGTCTCTCATGTGACCTGGAACACTTACCAATCCATGCTACGCATCATCAAAAAGTACACACTTCCCTTTCGCTCCACCCCCAGTG GAGGTTCTGTGGTACCAGGCTTTGTTCAGACATTTTCTTCTTATCCAGGCACAATCTTCTCTGGTGATGACTTCTATATTCTGAGCAGTGGACTG GTTTCTTTAGAGACAACCATTGGAAACAGCAATCCAGATCTCTGGAAATATATCCAGCCGCAAAATTCTGTCCTAGAGTGGCTAAGGAATATTGTGGCAAACAGACTCGCCACAGGGGGCAAAGAATGGGCTGATCTCTTTTCGAAGTTTAATAGTGGAAC GTACAATAATCAATGGATggttgtggattacaataaatttgaTGTTGGGGGCACTGAGGTACCCAGTGGACTTCTCACCATCCTAGAACAGCTTCC AGGTATGGTGGTTTCAGCAGATAAATCTGATCTTCTTTACCAAACTGGATACTGGGCAAGCTACAATGTCCC GTACTTTGAAGAGATTTTTAATGCAAGTGGGCAAGTGGACCTACTGAAAAAATATGGCGACTGGTTCAGTTATTCAAAAACTCCTCGTGCGCAAATATTTCGTAGGAATCATACACTTGTGCAAGACCTAAAATCTATGGTCAATCTTATGAG gtacaaTGATTATCTTCATGATCCTCTCTCGCGTTGTGAAGGTTGTGAGCCAAAGCAAAATGGAGAGAATGCAATCTCTGCTCGATCTGATCTTAACCCTGAGAATGGAACATACCCATTTGGAGCCATGAAACAGCGACAACACGGTGGCACTGATATGAAG GTCACAAGCTATGGATTTGCCAAGCATCATCAATTGGTGGCTGTTAATGGCCCCACATGGGACCAGGTACCTGCTTTCCagtggagcacttctccattcagCAACCTTATGCACATGGGTCATCCTGACCTCTGGAATTTTTCTCCCATTGTCATCAACTGGGATTGA
- the SDS gene encoding L-serine dehydratase/L-threonine deaminase: protein MPEISSLHLDTPLRDSVPMSKLAGTKVYLKLDNAQPTGSFKIRGIGHLCKTWAERGCKHFVCSSGGNAGLAAAYSARMLSIPATILVPVTTPSFTIQRVKDEGATVCVVGEMLDDTIERAKELVKNNPGWVYIPPFDDPLIWEGHTSLVKEMKESLPSKPGAIVLSVGGGGMLCGVVQGLQEVGWSDVPIIAMETKGAHSLNAALEEGRLVTLPEITSVAKTLGAKTVGAQTLKVAKEHPVFSEVILDQDAVMAIERFLDDEKMLVEPACGAALAAVYSDVIGKLQKEGKLTQDLSSVVIIVCGGNNITLSQLFRLKEQLGIESVSAA from the exons ATGCCAGAAATAAGCAGTCTTCATCTGGACACTCCACTAAGAGACAGTGTACCAATGTCCAAGCTAGCTGGTACCAAAGTTTATCTAAAACTTGACAATGCACAACCAACTGGCTCCTTCAAAATCCGTGGGattggacatctttgtaaaacc TGGGCAGAACGTGGCTGTAAACATTTTGTGTGTTCTTCAG GAGGTAACGCAGGGCTGGCAGCAGCTTATAGTGCCCGCATGCTATCCATCCCTGCCACTATTCTTGTGCCAGTAACAACTCCAAGCTTTACAATTCAGCGAGTGAAAGATGAAGGTGCTACAGTCTGTGTAGTAGGAGAG ATGCTTGATGATACTATTGAGCGTGCTAAAGAGCTAGTGAAGAATAACCCAGGATGGGTGTACATCCCTCCATTTGATGACCCCTTAATATG ggaagGCCATACCTCATTGGTAAAAGAAATGAAGGAAAGTCTTCCTTCTAAACCAGGAGCAATAGTCCTCTCGGTTGGTGGTGGTGGTATGCTCTGTGGAGTAGTCCAAGGCCTCCAGGAAGTGGGATGGAGTGATGTTCCTATCAttgcaatggaaacaaaaggagcTCATAGTCTTAATGCTGCACTAGAGGAAGGAAGACTAGTAACTCTTCCAGAAATAACCAG TGTGGCTAAGACACTGGGAGCCAAGACCGTAGGAGCACAAACACTGAAAGTGGCTAAAGAACATCCTGTATTCTCAGAGGTCATCTTGGACCAAGATGCTGTAATGGCCATTGAGAGATTCCTAG ATGATGAGAAAATGCTTGTTGAACCCGCTTGTGGTGCAGCTCTCGCCGCCGTCTACAGTGATGTGATTGGGAAGCTGCAGAAAGAGGGCAAGCTGACTCAAGATCTCTCATCTGTGGTCATTATCGTGTGTGGCGGGAACAACATTACGCTCTCACAACTCTTCAGACTTAAGGAGCAGCTAGGAATAGAGTCTGTCAGTGCTGCATAG